ATCGTTTGAATTGAGTTTGATTGCATAGATGTATTTGGGGAATTTGAATTATTTATTGTCAAGAGGGATTTTCGTTATTACCTTCTTAGTTTATAAAAATTCGTCAGAAATCTTCTTTAAAATTTTGTCATGAGTGAGTAACTTTATGCCGGCTAATTTGCAACTGGTAAATAGATGACAGTCTATCCAACCGATTCCGATACCTTGCAGCTTATAGAGATTTACCGCTTCTATTACTTCTTGGTGAGTCGCAATTTGAATGTCCGAAAAAAATTGTAATTCCTTTAAAAGTATTTTTGTTTTTTGGGAATTGCTCAGAGATAACTCGCCACGAATAAATGGATGTAAAAGTAAACGTTCAGGTGATTTTAGGATTTTTTCTAATTCTTTGACTGGTTTATTCAAGTGATCGATCCATACCGAAGTATCAATAAGGACTTTCACTTTATTATTCTTCTAGGAATTCGCTTTGCTTTTTTATCAGAGCCACCTAGTTTTATAATTCTCTCCGCGGCTTTTTCTCGAATCAGTGCTCGTAACCCTTCCTGCAATACTCCTGTTTTTTCTTTGATTCCAGAATATTCCATTGCTTGCGATAAAAGATCTTCAGGTATGTAAAGTGTTGTTTTCATGATCTGTCATTTCATGCCTATTTATGACAGATGTCAAATTGTTTTTATGCTAATTTTTTCTCTATAGACATTATTTTTCTCTACAAAAAAATCCCTTTGCCACCAGTATATTTTATTATGCAAACTTGTTATTGTTGTTCTGGAAAAAATTTTGAAGAATGTTGTAAATCTATTTTAGAAGGAAGTCGTAAAGCTGGCACAGCCGAGGAACTTATGCGCTCGAGATACTCTGCCTATGCCACAGCTTTGATTGAATATTTGATGAAGACAACTCATTCGGCGACTCGTAAGTTTTATGACGCAAAAGCGATAGAAAGTTGGGCGATCTCGAGCAAATGGATTCAACTGGAAATCGTAAAAACCGAAAAGGGAATGTCGGATGACTTTGAAGGATTTGTGGAATTTAAAGCGACTTATCAAGATAAGGAAGGCAAAACCATAGTCCACCATGAGAATTCTCATTTTTTGAAAGAGAAAGGAGAATGGTTTTTTCTAGAAGGCAAAGTCAGGAAAAGTTAAAAAATTTAGTCTAGTTGGATAGGTCGAAAGCCGCTGGAAAGGAACTTTTTTTTCTTGCAATTAACTTAAATTATATAATTGTGAATTCCCTATAGGGTGCCGATAGAGAATATGGAACAAAAAAAAAGTAAGTTTATGTCGCTTATTGAGAGAATTACAGCCAAGGTAGAGAAGTTAGATCACCTTTGCCATATCATCCCAGAAGAGCTTATGCATAAACGCGACGAAAGAACCAAATGGAATAGCTGGCATTCGGAATGGAAAAAAGCATGGATTGAATCCGATTCTATTCTTACGGAAGCCGAAAAAGAAGAACGAAGAATTGCGACTTCGATTACAACTCGTTATCGTGTTGTTGACTAGAAGTTTAGAGTATTGAAGCAATGTTATCTCATTGGTTGTAGTCTAATTCTACAAAGGGAGTTCAGTTTATGACAATAGCCAATCTCAATACAAATATAAATTTATACATAACCAATTTTCTGAAGCCTGATTTGGAAAAAGTCCAAGTTGACCTTACTGATACTTCTAATTCACAATCAACCAATGAAGTCCCCATCAAACGAACCTCAGAACCGAGAGAAATTGTAGATGAATACATTCCTAGTTCCAAGTCAAAAGTGGAAGTTACATTCGAAGAAAGACTCAGCCAAGTTATTAGCTTTGAAGAAATTAAAAATTTACTTTCCCTTGTCGTGAAAGGTTCTAGGATTAATTCCGAAAGTGGTCAATTCATTGACATAAAGGTTTAAGGGGCAAATTCTGATCGCACTTATAATACAAGACAGCGCTCTATATCTATTAGGGCTTTTATTTATATTGGCATTAATTGGTTTATTGGCAGCATTTTACAATCAACTAATATCTCCATTTATTGATCAAAAGATTTCAGAAATTGAATACCCTCCGGCAATTGGTCAAACTTTCGAATACATTGTAAATGAATCTGATCGATTTGCTACTTTTTCCATTGGTGCGAATACGGGTGATATACCTACAAAATGTTCTGCGATTTCTGAGCACCATTTAGTTTTTACATTCAAAAAAGATCCAAGGGCTGAAGAATATACTATTACCATTAAACGGGAAGGAGCCGTTTTATATAAACATCCTAGGATGACACATTATTTAAAAATGGCATCTTCTGAAAAATTAGAGAGTCATGAAATCATTGGGAAAGTGGCGGAATTTCGACTATCGGATAAAATTTCTAAAGATAGGATGATTGATTTTATTGAAATTACTCTGAAAACTGCCTTTGTAATTAGTAAATCTGGTCGAGAGAGAATGAAATTTATTTTTACATTTAGTAAAGCCCATCCTGGTTTTAATTTAAAAACAAAAAATCGAAATGGATTATTTCCGTTAGGAAAAGATGGTCATCATCGAGAAGAAGTAGTTGCAGAAGAGGAAATTTAGTGTTATCCGATTTTTTTAATTACCACGCAAGTTAAATATTCTAATAAATTCTTAATTCCTTTTTCTCTGCTATAAGAATCTAAAAATAAACTAACCTGTAAAATAAGTTCCTTGGAGTTTTTATATCTTGGTTTTGAAAA
This sequence is a window from Leptospiraceae bacterium. Protein-coding genes within it:
- a CDS encoding type II toxin-antitoxin system VapC family toxin, yielding MKVLIDTSVWIDHLNKPVKELEKILKSPERLLLHPFIRGELSLSNSQKTKILLKELQFFSDIQIATHQEVIEAVNLYKLQGIGIGWIDCHLFTSCKLAGIKLLTHDKILKKISDEFL
- a CDS encoding type II toxin-antitoxin system VapB family antitoxin, whose amino-acid sequence is MKTTLYIPEDLLSQAMEYSGIKEKTGVLQEGLRALIREKAAERIIKLGGSDKKAKRIPRRIIK